One region of Diabrotica undecimpunctata isolate CICGRU chromosome 6, icDiaUnde3, whole genome shotgun sequence genomic DNA includes:
- the LOC140443413 gene encoding uncharacterized protein isoform X2 yields MEIIREYTPKEDLQKSSQSTIKADIALMKTEQQYICDICFKSFSNTRYLKEHLKTHSGERPYKCEICFKRFSQKTPLKRHMKVHAEERPYKCEICLKGFSQIYGLKKHTIVHNEEKPYECEICFKQFADRTHLERHMRIHTGVKPYKCESCFKQFSDKSCLIKHKMIHTNERPYKCEICDMQFIQKTNFNSHMNVHTGEKPYKCETCFKHFSQTASLKRHIKVHTGERPYKCEICFKRFSQKDGLKKHSRVHTKEKHECKICFKQFADRPYLKRHLRIHNGVKPYKCESCFKHFADRRNLKRHTRIHTGVKPYKCEFCFKQFTDKSCLRTHIKIHTNERPYKCEICDKRFIYKAYLNSHMKVHTGERAYKCEICFNRFAQKHSLKRHMKIHTGERPYKCEICGKQFSKNTLNKHMKIHTEETP; encoded by the coding sequence ATGGAAATAATACGGGAATATACACCTAAGGAAGATCTTCAAAAAAGTTCACAAAGTACTATAAAAGCAGACATCGCATTAATGAAAACTGAACAACAGTACATATGTGATATTTGCTTTAAGAGTTTTAGTAATACACGTTATCTCAAAGAACATTTGAAAACTCACTCTGGAGAGAGaccttacaaatgtgaaatttgttttaagcgattTTCTCAAAAAACTCCTTTAAAAAGACATATGAAAGTTCACGCTGAGGAAAGAccatacaaatgtgaaatttgcctCAAAGGATTTAGTCAAATATATGGTTTGAAAAAACATACCATAGTACACAATGAAGAAAAACCGtatgaatgtgaaatttgttttaagcaatttgctGACAGAACACATTTAGAGAGACATATGAGAATTCACACTGGAGTaaaaccttataaatgtgaatCTTGTTTCAAGCAGTTTTCTGATAAAAGTTGTTTAATTAAACATAAAATGATTCACACTAACGAAAGaccttacaaatgtgaaatttgtgatATGCAGTTCATtcaaaaaactaattttaatagtcATATGAATGTTCACACTGGAGAgaaaccttataaatgtgaaactTGTTTTAAGCATTTTTCTCAAACAGCTTCTTTAAAAAGGCATATtaaagttcacactggagaaagaccatacaaatgtgaaatttgctttaaaagaTTTAGTCAAAAAGATGGTTTGAAAAAACATTCGAGAGTGCACACTAAAGAAAAACAtgaatgtaaaatttgttttaagcaatttgcaGACAGACCATATTTAAAGAGACATTTGAGAATTCACAATGGGGTaaaaccttataaatgtgaatCTTGTTTTAAGCATTTTGCTGATAGAAGAAATTTAAAGAGACACACGAGAATTCACACTGGAGTaaaaccttataaatgtgaatTTTGCTTTAAGCAGTTTACTGACAAAAGTTGTTTAAGGACACATATAAAAATTCACACTAACGAAAGaccttacaaatgtgaaatttgtgatAAGCGATTTATTTATAAAGCTTATTTAAATTCTCATAtgaaagttcacactggagaaagagcttataaatgtgaaatttgttttaatcgATTTGCTCAAAAACATTCTTTAAAAAGGCATATGAAAATTCACACCGGAGAACgtccttataaatgtgaaatttgtggtAAGCAGTTTtctaaaaacactttaaataaacatatgaaaatTCACACTGAAGAAACACCCTAA
- the LOC140443414 gene encoding uncharacterized protein, with translation MEFKIEIKDEFIENDHSLENEKVILLSSFKEQTDSDSQFFTSTDFADLKNEPEENKSDFSQKETTMKIMKILPECTPKEELQKSSQSTLKANIAVMKTEQQYICDICLKSFSNTRYLKEHLKTHSVERPYKCEICFKRFSQKTPLKKHMKKIHAEERPYKCEICLKGFSQIYNLNKHTRVHTGEKPYECKICFKQFADKTHLERHMRIHTGVKPYKCKSCFKQFSDKSCLINHTMIHTNERPYKCEICDKQFIVKANFNSHMNVHTGEKPYKCETCFKHFSQRASLKRHMRVHTRERPYKCEICFKQFSDKSGLRAHIRIHTNERPFKCEVCDKKFIHKTNLNSHMKVHTGERAYKCEICFKRLAQKHSLKRHMKIHTGECPYKCEICFKQFTDKSCLRTHIRIHTSERPYKCEVCNKKFIRETCLKSHMKVHTGERAYKCEICFNRFAQKQSLKRHMKIHTGECSYKCEICGKPFSKNTLNKHMKIHTEATP, from the exons AtggaatttaaaattgaaattaaggaCGAGTTTATTGAAAATGATCACAGCTTAGAGAACGAAAAAGTAATTCTACTCTCATCTTTTAAGGAACAAACAGATTCAGACAGTCAGTTTTTCACATCAACAGATTTTGCAGACTTGAAGAATGAACCAGAAGAAAATAAATCAG atttttcccAGAAGGAAACTACAatgaaaattatgaaaatattaccGGAATGTACACCTAAGGAAGAACTTCAAAAAAGTTCACAAAGTACTCTAAAAGCAAACATTGCAGTAATGAAAACTGAACAACAGTACATATGTGATATTTGCCTTAAGAGTTTTAGTAATACGCGTTATCTCAAAGAACATTTGAAAACTCACTCTGTAGAGAGaccttacaaatgtgaaatttgttttaagcgattTTCTCAAAAAACTCCTTTAAAAAAACATATGAAGAAAATTCACGCTGAGGAAAGAccatacaaatgtgaaatttgcctCAAAGGATTTAGTCAAATATATAATTTGAACAAACATACcagagtacacactggagaaaaaccgtatgaatgtaaaatttgttttaagcaatttgctGACAAAACACATTTAGAGAGACACATGAGAATTCACACTGGAGTAAAACCTTATAAATGTAAATCTTGTTTCAAGCAGTTTTCTGATAAAAGTTGTTTAATAAACCATACAATGATTCACACTAACGAAAGaccttacaaatgtgaaatttgtgatAAGCAGTTCATTGTAAAAGCTAATTTTAATAGTCATATGAATGTTCACACTGGAGAgaaaccttataaatgtgaaactTGTTTTAAGCATTTTTCTCAAAGAGCTTCTTTAAAAAGGCATATGAGAGTTCACACTAGAGAAAGGccatacaaatgtgaaatttgctttaagcagtTTTCTGACAAAAGTGGTTTAAGGGCACATATAAGAATTCACACTaatgaaagacctttcaaatgtgaagtttgtgataaaaaatttattcataaaactaatttaaattctcatatgaaagttcacactggagaaagagcttataaatgtgaaatttgttttaagcgattGGCTCAAAAACATTCTTTAAAAAGGCATATGAAAATTCACACTGGAGAGTgtccttataaatgtgaaatttgctttaagcagtTTACTGACAAAAGTTGTTTAAGGACACATATAAGAATTCACACTAGTGAAAGACCTTACAAATGTGAagtttgtaataaaaaatttattcgtgaaacttgtttaaaatctcatatgaaagttcacactggagaaagagcttataaatgtgaaatttgttttaatcgATTTGCTCAAAAACAGTCTTTAAAAAGGCATATGAAAATTCACACTGGAGAATGttcttataaatgtgaaatttgtggtAAGCCGTTTtctaaaaacactttaaataaacatatgaaaatTCACACTGAAGCAACACCCTAA